From Staphylococcus sp. IVB6214:
CGTACCACCACCATTGATTTTGCCTTTTTTCAATGTGGCATCAAAGCTGTTCCCTTTACGATCGACCCACGACATAAGTGTCCCATCTGGAATAATCTTAGACAATCCTGCAATCATCGGTCCCATATCACCACCGTCATTACCTTGTAAGTCTACAATCACACGTTCGTAATCCTGTTTTTCAAGTGCATCATTCAATGTTTTCGCATAACGTTCTGCTTCTTTTTCACTCCCCATGAATCCCGGCAATTCTAATACAAGGGTTGTACCTACCTTTTTACTTGTTGGATACGCTACTTGATCTTTCATATCGCTTTGTTCAGATGGGGCTTGAAGAAATGAGTGTTTACCGCCAGCCACTTTCAATGCTTTACGCAATGCATCGTGGGTATCTTCATATGACTTTGCATCCTTTGTCGTTTGATAAGCTTCTTCTTTGGCACGTTCCCACTGTTCTCCCTTGGCATAGAGTCCTTGACTCTCCATTTGCGTGATTGCAACTTTGACATAGTCTTTTGTCGATGGTTTTGTCACATAAATATTGTAATAAGGTCCATACGTTTTGAGTAAAAAGAACACAGTGATTGCGAGTACTGTCACAACACCTATACCCCACCAAACAATCTTCTTCATCTGAAACACTCCTTGTCTTCCTATTATCGATACAATTATAACATGCTTAATTACAGCTTTAAGCAGTCATAAAAAAACACCTATGAAGGGTATCTCCCTATCATAGGTGTTACTCATTGATATTAGTGTGCTAACATTTCTTCTTTCACTTCTTCTTTAGAAAGATCAGCTGGGTAGTATGTTGGCCAGTTGTCTAATTCTTTTAAGACTTTATCACGGTCGTTACCCATGAAGATATGGTAGTGACCTGTTTTAACCGGTGCAATGTTGTGGTCACTGAATTGTACATATTTCGGTAAGTCTTTAGAACCTTCACCGTCTAACTTGAATGTGTAACGTACGCCACGGTTACCACCTTCATAGTCTAAGATGTCTTTACCATCATATTTATACGTACCTGTTACAGATTTGCCATTTCTTGTGAATGTCATTGTGTCATCTGTAATTTTGATATTTTCAATGTCTGTTTTGTAACCAACATCATAGTACTCTTTATATTCTTTTGCTGATTTGTCGCCTTTTTCTTCAGCTTTATGTTCAAATACTTCGTCTAATGTACCATCTTTTAATAATGGGTATACAGATTGCCATTCGCCCGCATAGTCTGATAACTCACGGTCTTTCACTTGGCTATCTTTGAAGTAACCGTCTTGAATTGCTTTTGAGTGTTTGTCAGCAGCTTTTTCATCTTCAACTTCAATCTTATCATTCAATGCTTTTTCAATGTTTTTGATGTTTTCTTCCATTAATGTTTGATAAGTTGCATCTTTGGCTTGATCTTTTGAAACAGCTTCCATGTTGTTAAATTTCAAAGGTTTCGCGTCTGTTTCTTTACGAATTGTATCAGTTACTTTATTTGCGACGTTTTCTTCGTACAAGATGTATTTCGCACCTGTTTCGTTGATTTCGTCTACAATTTTAGTTAATTCTTTTTGTGATGGGTCTTCTGCATTCAAGCTTTGAACACCTTTTTGAACGAAACCATAACGGTCTGCTAAGTAGCCAAGTGATTCGTGTGATACGAATACTGCGTGCCCTTCATGACCTTCTGTTGCTTTTTCCATTTTGTTATCAAGTTTATCTAAATCTTTCAATAACTTGTCAGCATTTTCTTTGTATTCTTTTTTGTGTTCTGGGTCACGTTCACTTAAGTCATCACGAATTGCTTTGACAAATGCTTCATCCATGTTTGGATCTAACCATACGTGTGGATCGTAACCACCGTGATGATGATGTGCATGACCGTGATCATCTGACTCGTGATCATGTTCATGTCCTTCTGCTTCATGGTCATGATCTTCGCCTTCATGATCGTGATCGTGCGCTTCACCTTCGTGATCATGTTCATGTTGGTCTGTTAATAACTCTGTCTTATCAAGGCTATCTTCAAGAGATAACTTGTGATCGTCTTTCTTGATTGCACCGGCTACTTTCTTAGCAACTGGATCTAAATTATCACCTGTGTATACGAACACATCTGATTTACTCGCGTTAATAATATCTTTTTGTGATGGCTCGAAACTATGTAAGTCCGCACCTTTAGGGTAAATAGAATCCACTTCGACGTGTTTCCCACCGATTTGTTCAACAAATGATTGGAGCGGATAAACTGTTGTTGTTACTTTCATCTTGTCGCCTGAAGAAGCTTTATTATCATCAGACTGACCACATGCTACTAATAACGAGCT
This genomic window contains:
- a CDS encoding S41 family peptidase, which translates into the protein MKKIVWWGIGVVTVLAITVFFLLKTYGPYYNIYVTKPSTKDYVKVAITQMESQGLYAKGEQWERAKEEAYQTTKDAKSYEDTHDALRKALKVAGGKHSFLQAPSEQSDMKDQVAYPTSKKVGTTLVLELPGFMGSEKEAERYAKTLNDALEKQDYERVIVDLQGNDGGDMGPMIAGLSKIIPDGTLMSWVDRKGNSFDATLKKGKINGGGTPLQMKAGSKDLDTPVDVLIGNKTASSGEITALAFKGRSHTQFIGKDTATYTTANTTLQLYDGTQMNITNYKIKDRTGKYYENNPIHPDIVSDKALETALSQ
- the adcA gene encoding zinc ABC transporter substrate-binding lipoprotein AdcA; translation: MKKSLKVVATAALASSLLVACGQSDDNKASSGDKMKVTTTVYPLQSFVEQIGGKHVEVDSIYPKGADLHSFEPSQKDIINASKSDVFVYTGDNLDPVAKKVAGAIKKDDHKLSLEDSLDKTELLTDQHEHDHEGEAHDHDHEGEDHDHEAEGHEHDHESDDHGHAHHHHGGYDPHVWLDPNMDEAFVKAIRDDLSERDPEHKKEYKENADKLLKDLDKLDNKMEKATEGHEGHAVFVSHESLGYLADRYGFVQKGVQSLNAEDPSQKELTKIVDEINETGAKYILYEENVANKVTDTIRKETDAKPLKFNNMEAVSKDQAKDATYQTLMEENIKNIEKALNDKIEVEDEKAADKHSKAIQDGYFKDSQVKDRELSDYAGEWQSVYPLLKDGTLDEVFEHKAEEKGDKSAKEYKEYYDVGYKTDIENIKITDDTMTFTRNGKSVTGTYKYDGKDILDYEGGNRGVRYTFKLDGEGSKDLPKYVQFSDHNIAPVKTGHYHIFMGNDRDKVLKELDNWPTYYPADLSKEEVKEEMLAH